From the Spiroplasma sp. BIUS-1 genome, one window contains:
- the leuS gene encoding leucine--tRNA ligase produces the protein MEFSHKAIEKKWQKFWEENNTYKTTSDKEKKAYILDMFPYPSGAGLHVGHPKGYTATDVFARMRRMQQYDVLHPIGWDAFGLPAEQYALKTGNDPREFTAKNIITFRNQLKKLGFSYDYNKEVNTSDPNYYKITQWIFQQLYKKGLAEIREANVNWCEGLGTVLANEEVILENGKMVSEVGGFEVVKKPMKQWVLKITKYADRLLEGLDDLDWPSSVKELQKNWIGKSEGVIINFDVKDSEEKIDVFTTRADTIFGVSYIVLAPENDLVLKLTTQENKKQVEEYISITKTKTDVERQDDSKEKTGIFTGSYVINPITKEEIPVWVADYVLNDYATGAVMAVPAHDERDWKFATKYNLKLKYVLETNDQTKAFVGESPLINSDFLNGLNRVEAIKLVVEKLEKENKAKRQINYKLRDWLFSRQRFYGEPFPVLFLEDGQIALVDEKDLPLELPKTDYIKPSGTGESPLANLTEWVNVEYNGQKAKRETNTMPQWAGSCWYYLAYILTTSPNELVDIQSDEAMELFKKWLPVDLYIGGQEHAVLHLLYARFWHQVLFDLGVVPTKEPFKKLINQGMILADNGEKMSKSKGNVINPDEIIESHGADTLRLYEVFMGPLEASLPWSYKGLDGARKWLDRVYRMIENTQLTDENNGNLDFVYNDVVKKVTQMIEDCKFNTAVSQLMMFVNAVYKEEKPVYKEYILNFIKMLSIYAPHLAEELWVKTGNNGSVCLQVWPTHDESKLSLSTVTIAVQINGKLRGTFEVDKGTDKEELIKLAKELDNVKEQINGKDIVKEIAVPDKIVNIVVK, from the coding sequence ATGGAATTTTCACATAAAGCAATTGAGAAAAAATGACAAAAATTTTGAGAAGAAAATAATACATATAAAACTACAAGCGACAAAGAAAAGAAAGCATATATTTTAGATATGTTTCCTTATCCAAGTGGTGCTGGACTTCACGTAGGACACCCTAAAGGGTATACTGCGACTGATGTTTTTGCAAGAATGAGAAGAATGCAACAATATGATGTACTACACCCAATTGGATGAGATGCTTTTGGACTTCCTGCAGAGCAATACGCTTTGAAAACTGGAAATGATCCAAGAGAATTTACAGCTAAAAATATTATTACTTTTAGAAATCAATTAAAAAAATTAGGATTTAGTTATGACTATAATAAAGAAGTTAATACAAGCGATCCAAATTACTATAAAATTACACAATGAATATTCCAACAACTTTACAAAAAAGGATTGGCAGAAATTAGAGAAGCTAACGTTAATTGATGTGAAGGTTTAGGAACTGTTCTTGCAAACGAAGAAGTTATTCTAGAAAATGGAAAAATGGTTTCTGAAGTTGGTGGTTTTGAAGTTGTTAAAAAACCAATGAAACAATGAGTTTTAAAAATTACTAAATATGCTGATAGATTACTTGAAGGTCTTGATGATTTGGACTGACCAAGTTCAGTTAAAGAATTACAAAAAAACTGAATTGGTAAATCTGAAGGAGTAATAATAAATTTTGATGTAAAAGATAGTGAAGAAAAAATTGATGTATTTACTACAAGAGCAGATACTATATTTGGAGTTTCTTATATTGTTTTAGCACCAGAAAATGACTTAGTTTTAAAGTTAACAACTCAAGAAAATAAAAAACAAGTTGAAGAATATATATCTATAACAAAAACAAAAACAGATGTTGAAAGACAAGATGATTCAAAAGAAAAAACAGGAATCTTTACAGGGAGTTATGTAATAAATCCAATTACAAAAGAGGAAATACCTGTTTGAGTTGCTGACTATGTTTTAAATGATTATGCAACAGGAGCTGTAATGGCTGTTCCTGCTCACGATGAGCGTGATTGAAAATTTGCAACAAAATATAATTTAAAACTTAAGTATGTTTTAGAAACAAACGATCAAACAAAAGCATTTGTAGGAGAGTCTCCTTTAATTAATTCGGACTTTTTAAATGGTCTTAATAGAGTTGAAGCAATTAAACTTGTTGTAGAAAAATTAGAAAAAGAAAATAAAGCAAAAAGACAAATTAACTACAAACTAAGAGATTGACTATTTTCTAGACAAAGATTTTATGGAGAACCTTTCCCGGTTCTATTCTTAGAAGACGGACAGATTGCTTTGGTAGATGAAAAAGATTTACCTTTAGAATTGCCAAAAACTGACTACATTAAACCTTCAGGTACTGGTGAATCACCTTTAGCAAATTTAACTGAATGAGTTAATGTTGAATACAATGGTCAAAAAGCAAAAAGAGAAACAAACACAATGCCACAATGAGCAGGAAGTTGTTGATATTACTTAGCATACATTTTAACAACAAGTCCAAATGAACTTGTAGACATTCAATCAGATGAAGCTATGGAATTATTTAAAAAATGATTACCAGTTGATCTTTATATTGGTGGACAAGAACATGCTGTTCTTCACTTATTATATGCAAGATTCTGACATCAAGTATTATTTGACTTGGGTGTAGTTCCAACTAAAGAACCGTTTAAAAAACTAATCAACCAAGGTATGATTTTAGCTGATAACGGTGAAAAAATGAGTAAGTCAAAAGGTAATGTAATTAATCCTGATGAAATCATTGAATCACATGGAGCAGATACTTTAAGATTATATGAAGTATTTATGGGTCCACTAGAAGCATCTCTTCCTTGAAGTTATAAAGGACTTGATGGGGCTAGAAAATGACTTGATAGAGTTTATAGAATGATTGAAAATACTCAATTAACAGATGAAAATAATGGTAACTTAGACTTTGTTTATAATGATGTAGTTAAAAAAGTTACTCAAATGATTGAAGATTGCAAATTTAACACAGCAGTTTCTCAATTAATGATGTTTGTTAATGCGGTTTACAAAGAAGAAAAGCCAGTTTATAAAGAATATATATTAAACTTTATAAAAATGTTATCTATATATGCGCCTCACTTAGCTGAAGAGTTGTGGGTAAAAACAGGAAACAACGGAAGTGTTTGCTTACAAGTGTGACCAACTCATGATGAATCTAAATTATCTTTATCAACAGTTACAATAGCGGTTCAAATTAATGGAAAATTAAGAGGAACTTTTGAAGTTGATAAAGGAACTGATAAAGAAGAATTGATCAAGTTAGCAAAAGAATTGGACAATGTGAAAGAACAAATAAATGGAAAAGATATAGTTAAAGAAATAGCTGTTCCAGATAAAATTGTCAATATCGTTGTTAAATAA
- a CDS encoding AAA domain-containing protein: MSNIIENNGVKEIVLDFSFLQNVQFKENPSTLDQIIEQLDIKGVTSCLDFQNFLRNSMAKKSFICLLDDKTRQLSKKDKTKTAYNGIIRIELDSKNQSLLPEGTYLGFYVNIDTKNAALTISSIFMTRLKPVAQEFETIIQESQILIIRNQGQIKDDELIRRNILNSSNISEIGKLLSTFEEEKEKWLNYLEFSEDLLKLERKKSLPYLGAEVEKVIKLDKIYFKNEYFEYEIKDLKSKSFKYLLLNAETILRGKDIPYEITNVVILDLLVDDIEKANKIKKSKDLSLVPIKKNKNITTTHELIKNIHEIFDFDFEKTNEAQNILPVSTMLGTSTESISFSNYWLKNPKTIFLGERNEFETLIKNNPREMEEWQIIKMSFEIEQDFDKDLFAVKNNLDYLSSGYIAYTGIGEDVLIERSKQVIKKISDGNTKNPYLVNYLFNTRLVELSEVSNDIEIDDNDFKFNLNEEQKDAVRKAVNTKDIFILQGPPGTGKTQVISEIINQLSKLNRKVLLSSQNHEAIKNVVDRLPIDPNLNKVRLTNHLNIKNQSANNYSPDRVLYNYYKAIGKKAFDDMNSDENSIKEFFSYKNDLEKLINANKSFHQSNTQIRTIQEKINELNEQITSIKENSLEKIKNKNQLKEELINIDNLINALVEKDFDATISVGENILESYKNSTEYELNNFIYMNLNFDPKDFSNIYSLIKEVANEVYFKNETFIEIKNSRLNVIKFRKNADFDLAEKEESRISGLEQLLRTDAKVNELNKIFEVFELNLKSLKVEIELKLQNDSLYSSSELDLNKLEIEKNELTVTKNNLSENAGSSTKELRDLIKTVNQKFSLNLGLTDVDLEEQIKQELLKLENKLKESKERKENFSEIYKEIIKYLNENYKITDNFDEELASKDFSGQMFKDSQRYIQSILDNLVNVYSMTLTSTNLFRFNKDNFATKLGLEELNLRNMDVDVVIIDEASKATILEILMPLIYGKALILVGDYRQLPPILKLQPNDVEDVNKYFNKDYDYNLMYELLDDSAFKKLISARNKSITTILKTQYRSHEQIMDVVNKFYDGNLKVEPQVSEQKRHDLKITNHFGKDIVDSRSSVYWIDSTNNLKNEINYEQSEDFSTSLFNDLEIDLTKNMLEKINKAVEEKKTKMKPSVAVISFYGLHVNKLKREIKTNKYKNIDIVINTVDDFQGKEADYVIVNMVRNPEKLSTKSGRDFLKKYERINVAFSRARELLVIIGAQRAVNDITVKIPTVEDPSVSNSHQVYADIIAKLDFEGCLLQPNEVLED; the protein is encoded by the coding sequence ATGTCAAATATTATTGAAAATAATGGTGTTAAAGAGATAGTTTTAGACTTTTCATTTCTACAAAATGTACAATTTAAGGAAAACCCCTCAACTTTAGATCAAATAATAGAACAGTTAGATATTAAGGGAGTTACTTCTTGTCTAGACTTTCAAAATTTTTTAAGAAACTCTATGGCTAAAAAGTCTTTCATTTGTCTTTTAGATGACAAAACAAGACAATTATCTAAAAAGGATAAAACAAAAACTGCCTATAATGGAATAATAAGAATTGAATTAGATTCTAAAAACCAGTCATTATTACCAGAAGGAACTTACTTGGGATTTTATGTAAATATTGATACTAAAAACGCAGCTTTAACAATTAGCTCTATTTTTATGACAAGATTAAAACCTGTCGCACAAGAATTCGAAACTATTATACAAGAGTCTCAAATTTTAATAATAAGAAATCAAGGTCAAATAAAAGATGATGAATTAATTAGAAGAAACATTTTAAACTCATCAAATATTTCTGAAATAGGTAAGTTACTTTCTACTTTTGAAGAAGAGAAAGAGAAATGACTAAATTATTTAGAATTTAGTGAAGACTTACTTAAACTTGAAAGAAAAAAATCTCTGCCATATTTAGGAGCAGAAGTTGAAAAAGTTATAAAGTTAGATAAAATTTATTTTAAAAATGAATATTTTGAATATGAGATAAAAGATCTTAAATCAAAAAGTTTTAAATATTTACTTCTAAATGCAGAAACAATATTAAGAGGAAAAGATATACCATATGAAATTACTAATGTAGTTATTCTTGACTTGTTAGTTGACGATATTGAAAAAGCTAATAAAATAAAAAAATCAAAAGATCTTTCTTTAGTACCTATTAAGAAAAACAAAAACATTACAACAACTCATGAACTAATTAAAAACATTCATGAAATTTTTGACTTTGACTTCGAAAAAACAAATGAAGCACAAAATATTTTACCAGTTTCAACAATGTTGGGGACATCAACCGAATCAATAAGTTTCTCAAATTACTGACTTAAAAATCCAAAAACTATTTTTTTAGGAGAAAGAAATGAATTCGAAACTTTAATAAAAAATAATCCTAGAGAAATGGAAGAGTGACAAATAATTAAAATGAGTTTTGAAATAGAACAAGATTTTGACAAAGATCTTTTTGCTGTCAAAAATAATTTAGATTATTTAAGTTCGGGATATATTGCATATACAGGAATTGGTGAAGATGTTCTTATTGAACGTTCAAAACAAGTTATTAAAAAAATTTCAGATGGAAATACTAAAAATCCATATCTTGTAAATTATTTATTTAACACAAGACTTGTTGAACTTTCTGAAGTTTCAAATGATATTGAAATAGATGATAATGATTTCAAATTTAATTTAAATGAAGAACAAAAAGATGCAGTTAGAAAAGCTGTTAATACAAAAGATATTTTTATTTTACAAGGTCCTCCAGGAACTGGAAAGACACAAGTTATATCGGAAATAATAAATCAACTTTCTAAGTTAAATAGAAAAGTACTGCTTTCAAGTCAAAACCATGAAGCTATAAAAAACGTAGTGGATAGATTACCTATTGATCCAAACTTAAACAAAGTAAGACTAACAAATCATTTAAATATTAAAAACCAATCAGCAAATAATTATTCTCCTGATAGAGTTCTTTACAATTATTACAAAGCAATTGGTAAGAAAGCTTTTGATGATATGAACAGTGATGAGAACTCAATAAAAGAATTCTTTTCTTATAAAAATGATCTTGAAAAATTAATTAATGCTAACAAAAGTTTTCATCAAAGCAATACTCAAATAAGAACTATTCAAGAAAAAATAAATGAATTAAATGAACAAATTACATCTATTAAAGAAAACAGTTTAGAAAAAATTAAAAACAAAAACCAATTAAAAGAAGAGTTGATAAATATTGATAACCTTATCAATGCATTAGTGGAAAAAGATTTTGATGCAACAATTAGTGTTGGTGAAAATATTTTAGAATCATATAAAAACTCTACAGAGTATGAATTAAATAATTTTATATATATGAATTTAAATTTTGATCCAAAAGATTTTTCAAACATTTACTCTTTGATAAAAGAAGTTGCCAATGAAGTTTATTTTAAAAATGAAACATTTATAGAAATAAAAAATTCAAGATTAAATGTTATCAAGTTTAGAAAAAATGCAGACTTTGATTTAGCTGAAAAAGAAGAAAGTAGAATTTCTGGTTTAGAGCAGTTGCTAAGAACAGACGCAAAAGTAAATGAACTTAATAAAATATTTGAAGTCTTTGAATTGAACTTGAAAAGTTTAAAAGTAGAAATTGAATTAAAACTTCAGAATGATTCTTTATATTCTTCTTCTGAATTAGATTTAAATAAATTAGAAATTGAAAAAAATGAACTTACAGTTACTAAAAATAACTTAAGCGAAAACGCTGGATCAAGCACAAAAGAATTAAGAGACTTAATAAAAACTGTAAATCAAAAGTTCAGTTTAAATTTAGGACTAACCGATGTTGACTTAGAGGAACAAATTAAGCAAGAACTTTTAAAATTGGAAAATAAATTAAAAGAGAGCAAAGAGAGAAAAGAAAACTTTTCTGAAATATATAAAGAAATAATTAAATACTTAAATGAGAATTATAAAATAACAGATAATTTTGATGAAGAACTTGCTTCAAAAGATTTTTCAGGACAAATGTTCAAAGACAGTCAAAGATATATTCAATCTATATTAGATAACTTAGTTAATGTTTATTCAATGACTTTAACTTCAACTAACTTATTTAGATTTAATAAAGATAACTTTGCAACAAAGTTAGGATTAGAAGAATTAAATTTAAGAAACATGGATGTTGATGTTGTTATAATTGATGAAGCTTCAAAAGCAACTATTTTGGAAATACTTATGCCATTAATTTATGGTAAAGCATTAATATTGGTGGGTGATTACAGACAGTTACCTCCAATTTTGAAACTACAACCAAATGATGTTGAAGATGTTAATAAATATTTCAACAAAGATTATGATTACAATTTAATGTACGAACTATTGGATGACTCTGCATTTAAAAAATTAATAAGTGCAAGAAACAAATCAATAACTACAATATTAAAAACACAATACAGAAGTCACGAACAAATAATGGATGTTGTAAATAAATTCTATGATGGTAATTTAAAAGTAGAACCACAAGTGAGTGAACAAAAAAGACATGATTTAAAGATAACAAATCATTTTGGCAAAGATATCGTTGATTCAAGAAGTTCTGTGTATTGAATTGACTCAACAAACAATTTAAAAAATGAAATTAATTATGAACAAAGTGAAGATTTTTCAACAAGTTTATTTAATGATTTAGAAATTGATCTTACAAAAAACATGTTAGAAAAAATTAATAAAGCAGTCGAAGAAAAGAAAACTAAAATGAAACCCTCTGTTGCAGTAATTAGTTTTTACGGACTACATGTTAATAAATTAAAAAGAGAAATCAAAACTAATAAATATAAAAATATAGATATTGTTATAAATACAGTAGATGACTTCCAAGGAAAAGAAGCTGATTATGTAATTGTAAATATGGTTAGAAACCCAGAAAAATTATCTACAAAATCAGGAAGAGATTTTTTGAAAAAATATGAAAGAATAAATGTGGCATTTTCA